The Brevibacillus brevis genome contains a region encoding:
- a CDS encoding FecCD family ABC transporter permease — translation MNVILSSRLQKTTVLIVGLVILAVVMVASILFGINRYSLTTAVEAYTQFSGSEEHLIITTSRMPRTLTAVAVGSSLAVAGVLLQALTRNPLASPSLIGVNAGAAAAIVTTIAVFGSKFPVSQMMWAGFIGAGVTALLVYGLASAGRGGMTPIKLTLSGAAVAAFASSVTSLFMLLQEKTMTEAFYWLVGSVEGRQLDHFFMLIPYLLVGWLGAMLLTGSLNLMVLGDDVATGLGQKIILVKASAILIVVLLAGGSVALAGPIAFVGIIIPHLCRFLVGLDHRWLIPYSIVFGGAFLVCADLLSRLVLMPMRLEVPVGVATAMIGVAFIIPLVRRRAYA, via the coding sequence GTGAATGTAATTTTGTCCAGCCGACTGCAAAAGACTACTGTACTCATAGTAGGACTCGTCATCTTGGCGGTCGTGATGGTAGCTAGTATCCTTTTTGGAATCAATCGGTATTCGCTCACTACGGCAGTAGAGGCATACACTCAATTTTCCGGTTCGGAGGAACATTTGATTATTACGACATCCCGAATGCCGCGTACACTGACAGCAGTAGCGGTGGGGAGCAGTCTCGCTGTAGCAGGTGTTTTGTTGCAGGCGTTGACTCGCAACCCTTTGGCTTCACCATCTCTTATCGGTGTGAACGCTGGAGCTGCAGCCGCTATAGTGACGACGATTGCTGTTTTTGGCTCGAAATTCCCAGTGTCGCAAATGATGTGGGCAGGCTTTATCGGAGCGGGTGTGACTGCATTGCTTGTATACGGATTGGCTTCCGCTGGGCGGGGAGGCATGACTCCGATTAAGCTGACACTTTCGGGTGCAGCGGTTGCTGCTTTTGCTTCGTCTGTGACTTCTCTGTTTATGCTGCTGCAAGAAAAGACGATGACAGAGGCCTTTTACTGGTTAGTTGGCTCTGTGGAGGGAAGACAGCTCGATCATTTTTTTATGCTCATTCCTTATTTGCTTGTAGGCTGGTTAGGTGCTATGCTACTGACCGGCTCGTTAAACTTGATGGTACTCGGTGATGATGTAGCGACTGGCCTGGGCCAAAAGATTATCTTGGTAAAAGCTTCAGCGATATTGATCGTGGTGCTCTTGGCAGGTGGGAGTGTCGCGCTCGCCGGACCGATTGCATTTGTGGGTATCATCATCCCGCATCTTTGTCGTTTTTTAGTCGGTCTTGATCATCGCTGGTTGATTCCCTATTCGATTGTCTTCGGCGGAGCTTTTCTGGTTTGCGCGGACTTGCTTTCTCGCCTTGTATTGATGCCTATGCGTTTGGAAGTACCAGTAGGCGTAGCAACCGCCATGATCGGAGTGGCTTTTATCATCCCGCTGGTCAGGAGGAGGGCGTATGCATAG
- a CDS encoding FecCD family ABC transporter permease, producing the protein MHRHVVIRTKKPALSFHVNKRALGMNFILFLLLSVVIVLSIGLGSLHIPVWEVIKAFVGAGSEQNELIVLDWRLPRVVVSVMVGASLAVSGAILQSLVRNPLASPDLIGTTAGATAAAVAFITFAKDVSVQWMPLVALIGGLLTATLTYLTAWKEGVSPFRLALVGVCISAGMGALTIFFMVITQTRKASNALGWMTGTVYGMSWVNVMTLLPWTVLFLGATIFQIRYLNAQELGDDIAKGIGVAIDKKRLLLIAISVALAGAAVGVAGGISFIGLMAPHIARRLVGSAYGYLLPASAVLGGMLVVLADLIGRTVFLPHDLPAGIFTAAIGAPFFVYLLYKTRNHQ; encoded by the coding sequence ATGCATAGACATGTAGTCATTCGGACCAAAAAACCAGCGCTCTCGTTTCATGTAAATAAGCGGGCGTTAGGAATGAATTTCATACTATTTTTGCTCTTATCTGTTGTGATTGTATTGAGTATTGGCTTAGGAAGCTTGCATATTCCTGTGTGGGAAGTCATCAAAGCTTTTGTGGGCGCGGGCAGTGAACAGAATGAATTGATCGTGCTCGATTGGCGATTGCCTCGCGTTGTCGTTTCTGTCATGGTGGGGGCTTCCTTGGCAGTATCTGGGGCTATCTTGCAGTCCTTGGTGCGAAATCCGTTGGCTTCGCCTGATTTGATCGGAACTACAGCGGGAGCGACGGCAGCGGCGGTAGCATTTATTACATTCGCAAAAGATGTAAGTGTGCAATGGATGCCATTGGTGGCCTTGATCGGTGGATTGTTAACCGCTACGCTTACGTATCTCACTGCCTGGAAGGAGGGAGTCTCCCCTTTCCGTCTCGCGCTTGTGGGTGTATGTATTTCAGCAGGCATGGGGGCATTAACGATCTTTTTCATGGTGATCACTCAAACCCGCAAAGCCTCAAACGCTCTCGGGTGGATGACAGGAACCGTGTACGGTATGTCTTGGGTAAATGTGATGACCTTGCTTCCGTGGACTGTTTTGTTTCTCGGCGCTACGATTTTCCAAATCCGTTATTTGAATGCCCAGGAGCTCGGGGATGATATCGCCAAAGGTATTGGCGTAGCGATTGATAAGAAGAGATTGCTCCTGATTGCGATTAGTGTGGCATTGGCTGGTGCTGCTGTCGGAGTGGCAGGAGGAATCAGTTTTATCGGGTTGATGGCTCCACATATTGCGCGTAGGCTAGTAGGTTCTGCGTATGGCTACTTGCTGCCGGCTTCCGCCGTTTTGGGCGGGATGCTTGTCGTCTTGGCTGATTTGATTGGGAGAACGGTGTTTTTACCGCATGATTTGCCAGCAGGGATTTTTACCGCAGCGATTGGAGCGCCGTTTTTTGTGTATCTTTTGTATAAAACGAGGAATCATCAGTAG
- a CDS encoding ABC transporter substrate-binding protein, translated as MRKTSLRLMLGAMLSAVMLVTGCGGQATPSSDSSSSTPAASTTTSAPAPAASEEREVKHFMGSTKIKGTPQRVVTLTSESTEAVLALGITPVGAVMSGLGKPGDPWHPHIKEKMKDAVELGDENQPNVELIASLKPDLILGTKGRQGQEKVYAQLSSIAPTVFSEDLVGRWKINFALYSEALNKKAEGDKLMADFDKKIEDAKGKLGDKTKMKVSVVRFVAGKTRLYLKDTFSGVVLSQLGFARPASQDIDEFKKDIPKELMAEMDGDVMFYWIGDYSGDGSANKYTEEWMKDPLYQKLNVAKNNKAFQVDEVIWNVGGGILSAELLVDDIVERFSKL; from the coding sequence ATGCGCAAAACTTCCCTGCGTTTGATGCTCGGGGCTATGCTTTCCGCTGTCATGCTCGTAACAGGTTGCGGAGGACAGGCAACGCCTTCATCCGACTCGTCTTCTTCTACACCAGCCGCATCAACAACTACATCAGCACCTGCACCGGCAGCGTCTGAAGAGAGAGAAGTCAAACACTTTATGGGGTCAACAAAAATAAAAGGGACTCCTCAACGTGTCGTCACTCTCACCAGTGAAAGCACAGAGGCTGTTCTCGCATTAGGAATTACACCAGTTGGGGCTGTCATGAGTGGCCTCGGCAAACCTGGTGACCCATGGCATCCACATATTAAAGAGAAAATGAAGGATGCAGTTGAATTGGGCGATGAGAACCAACCGAACGTTGAGCTGATCGCCAGCCTGAAGCCAGACCTGATTCTGGGAACAAAAGGACGCCAAGGGCAAGAAAAAGTATACGCTCAGCTTTCCTCGATTGCCCCAACCGTCTTCTCCGAGGATCTCGTAGGACGATGGAAAATCAACTTTGCCCTTTACTCAGAAGCGCTGAATAAAAAAGCTGAAGGCGACAAGCTGATGGCTGATTTCGATAAGAAGATTGAGGATGCAAAAGGAAAACTGGGTGACAAGACGAAGATGAAAGTCTCTGTCGTACGTTTCGTAGCTGGCAAAACTCGTCTTTACTTGAAAGACACTTTCTCTGGCGTTGTTCTGAGCCAGCTTGGCTTTGCTCGACCAGCCTCCCAAGACATCGATGAGTTCAAAAAAGACATTCCAAAAGAGCTCATGGCTGAAATGGATGGCGACGTCATGTTTTACTGGATCGGCGATTATTCCGGTGATGGCTCTGCTAATAAATACACCGAGGAATGGATGAAAGATCCGCTCTATCAAAAACTGAATGTCGCGAAAAACAATAAGGCATTCCAAGTTGACGAAGTGATCTGGAACGTAGGCGGCGGAATCCTTTCTGCTGAACTGCTTGTTGATGACATCGTAGAACGCTTCTCCAAACTGTAG